The following nucleotide sequence is from Streptomyces brevispora.
CCGGGTCAATCACTACGGGGTGGACGCGACGCGGGGCGCGGTGCTCTCCTCACTCGCGGCTCTGGGGGCGGCGCTGGCCGATGCGGGCCGGCAGGTCAATTTCGAAGCTGCCCGCAAGGCGGTTTCGGAAACCTGGCCCAGCGAATAAATTCCGACGCAATCCAAGAATGCGGGGAGCTGCCTCATCGAGAGCAGCTCCCCGCATTCTTCTTCCCGCTCCCTCCGAGGCTAAACACCCCAGTTCCGGCGAGGCGATCTCACTCAATTCGATTGCGCTCCAAGAGAGTTACGACGTTGTGACCGACCCCACATCGAGACCGTTATGTCAGATAAATACAGTCCAAACCGGGAGGAAACGTAACCGATTCGCGCCGGGGCGCGCACCCGCCTGATAACACAGAAGGCCGTCCCACCCAACCCCTTCCCTCGATGCAATTTCAGAATTTGCTGGGTAAATTCAATTCGCATGACCGCCGCACCAGCAGATTTTGCAAGTGCCCGAAGCGAATTCATCACCATCGACACCCCGCGAGTGGAGGACGGAGCCGCGATCTGGCGCATTGCCCGCGACTCCGAGGTCCTGGACCTCAACTCCTCGTACAGCTACCTGCTGTGGTGCCGTGACTTCGCGGCGACCTCCGTGGTCGCCCGCGACGAGACCGGCAGCCCGGTCGCCTTCGTGACGGGGTACATCAGGCCCGACCGCCCCGAGACGCTCGTCGTCTGGCAGGTGGCCGTCGACCACGGCCATCGCGGCACCGGCCTGGCGGCGAAGCTGCTGGACGCCCTGACCGCACGGGTCGCCGCGGAACAGGGCCTCGCCTCGGTCGAGACGACCGTCACACCGGACAACACCGCGTCGGACCGCCTGTTCACCTCCTACGCCCGGCGTCACGACGTGGCCCTGGAGCGCGAGGTGCTCTTCGACGGCGGCCTGTTCCCGGAGGGCACTCATCTGCCGGAAGTGCTCTACAGCATCGGCCCGTTCCACGTCTGAGCGCGCGCGCTTCCGCCGGCGGGCCCCGGGCCCGCCGCAGTCCCCTTCACCGCCGCACGTCACGCCCCCTCACGCAGGAGACCCGCTGTGACCATCACCCCGCCCGCCCACCCGTCTCCCTCCGCCACCCTCAACCGGCATGCCTACGGCATGACTCCTCCTGATCTGAGCGTCTTCGAGACCCTGGAGTCCGAGGTACGCAGCTACTGCCGCGCCTGGCCCGCCGTGTTCGACCGCGCACAGGGCGCCCGGCTGACGGACGAGGACGGCCACTCGTACCTCGACTTCTTCGCCGGAGCCGGTTCCCTCAACTACGGCCACAACAACCCGGTGCTGAAACGCGCGCTGATCGACTACATCGAGCGCGACGGCATCACCCACGGCCTCGACATGGCGACCACCGCCAAACGAGCCTTCCTGGAGACCTTCCAGAACGTCGTCCTGCGGCCGCGCGACCTGCCGTACAAGGTGATGTTCCCCGGCCCGACGGGCACCAACGCCGTCGAGTCGGCGCTGAAGCTGGCCCGCAAGGTCAAGGGCCGTGAGTCCGTGGTCTCGTTCACCAACGCCTTCCACGGCATGTCGCTCGGCTCGCTGGCCGTCACCGGCAACGCCTTCAAGCGGGCCGGTGCCGGTATTCCGCTGGTGCACGGCACGCCGATGCCGTTCGACAACTACTTCGACGGCCAGGTCCCCGACTTCCTCTGGTTCGAGAGCCTCCTGGAGGACCAGGGGTCCGGGCTCAACAAGCCCGCCGCCGTGATCGTGGAGACCGTCCAGGGCGAGGGCGGCATCAACGTCGCCCGCGCCGAGTGGCTCCGTGCGCTCCAGGATCTGTGCCACCGCCAGGACATGCTGCTGATCGTCGACGACATCCAGATGGGCTGCGGCCGTACCGGCGGCTTCTTCTCCTTCGAGGAGGCCGGCATCACGCCGGACATCGTGACGCTGTCGAAGTCCATCAGCGGCTACGGGATGCCCATGTCGCTCTGCCTGTTCAAGCCCGAGCTGGACGTCTGGGAGCCGGGCGAGCACAACGGCACCTTCCGCGGCAACAACCCGGCGTTCGTCACCGCCGCCGCCGCGCTCGACGCCTACTGGGCGGACGGCCAGATGGAGAAGCAGACGCTGGCCCGCGGCGAGCAGGTCGAGCAGGCGCTGCTGGCGATCTGCGGCGAGCACGACACCGCGCGGTTCCGCGGCCGCGGACTGGTGTGGGGCCTGGAGTTCGACGACCCCACGCGCGCGTCGGCCGTGTGCGCCCGCGCGTTCGAACTGGGGCTGCTGCTGGAGACCTCGGGTCCGCAGAGCGAGGTCG
It contains:
- the ectB gene encoding diaminobutyrate--2-oxoglutarate transaminase produces the protein MTPPDLSVFETLESEVRSYCRAWPAVFDRAQGARLTDEDGHSYLDFFAGAGSLNYGHNNPVLKRALIDYIERDGITHGLDMATTAKRAFLETFQNVVLRPRDLPYKVMFPGPTGTNAVESALKLARKVKGRESVVSFTNAFHGMSLGSLAVTGNAFKRAGAGIPLVHGTPMPFDNYFDGQVPDFLWFESLLEDQGSGLNKPAAVIVETVQGEGGINVARAEWLRALQDLCHRQDMLLIVDDIQMGCGRTGGFFSFEEAGITPDIVTLSKSISGYGMPMSLCLFKPELDVWEPGEHNGTFRGNNPAFVTAAAALDAYWADGQMEKQTLARGEQVEQALLAICGEHDTARFRGRGLVWGLEFDDPTRASAVCARAFELGLLLETSGPQSEVVKLLPPLTITPEELDEGLRTMARAVRETA
- the ectA gene encoding diaminobutyrate acetyltransferase: MTAAPADFASARSEFITIDTPRVEDGAAIWRIARDSEVLDLNSSYSYLLWCRDFAATSVVARDETGSPVAFVTGYIRPDRPETLVVWQVAVDHGHRGTGLAAKLLDALTARVAAEQGLASVETTVTPDNTASDRLFTSYARRHDVALEREVLFDGGLFPEGTHLPEVLYSIGPFHV